A window from Corynebacterium urealyticum DSM 7109 encodes these proteins:
- a CDS encoding NAD(P)/FAD-dependent oxidoreductase — translation MTTNSLGPAGKRHHVVIIGGGFGGLFAAKKFKGKDIAVTIIDRTNHHLFQPLLYQVATGILSEGEIAPSIRQLMADDENIRVIKGEVRNIDIDGQNVTADLGGKEAVIEYDSLILAAGAAQSYFGNDHFAEFAPGMKSVDDALEIRARVTGAFERAEITTDPEERRRLLNFVVVGAGPTGVELAGQLAEMAHRTLAKEFREVDTNDARIILIDGGPQVLPPFGKRLGRKARRKLEDLGVEVVLNSLVTNVDREGVTYKNMKTGEESSIPSYAKIWSAGVAASPLGKHVADQAGVESDRAGRVMVNEDLTLGEHKNVFLIGDMINLNGLPGVAQVAMQGGQYAAKTIIDEIENGTSPEARAPFDYFDKGSMAIVSRFNAVVKINKAEVSGFIGWLMWLALHLLYLVGFRNRAIAAFSWGLNSVSRRRWQLVATRQQLHARNALNKLRKLEDEKGIRSLEVRDNLKFGEGRDTPADAD, via the coding sequence ATGACCACCAACTCCCTTGGTCCAGCAGGTAAGCGCCACCACGTCGTCATCATCGGCGGCGGTTTCGGCGGTCTGTTCGCGGCAAAGAAGTTCAAGGGCAAGGACATCGCGGTCACCATCATCGACCGCACCAACCACCACCTGTTCCAGCCACTGCTGTACCAGGTCGCGACCGGTATCCTGTCTGAAGGTGAGATCGCACCTTCCATCCGCCAGCTGATGGCGGACGACGAGAACATCCGCGTGATCAAGGGCGAGGTCCGCAACATCGACATCGACGGCCAGAACGTCACCGCGGACCTGGGCGGCAAGGAAGCTGTCATCGAGTACGACTCCCTGATCCTCGCTGCGGGCGCTGCACAGTCCTACTTCGGTAATGACCACTTCGCCGAGTTCGCGCCGGGCATGAAGTCCGTCGACGATGCCCTGGAGATCCGTGCCCGCGTCACCGGCGCCTTCGAGCGCGCCGAGATCACCACTGACCCGGAGGAGCGCCGCCGCCTGCTGAACTTCGTCGTCGTCGGCGCGGGCCCGACCGGCGTGGAGCTGGCTGGTCAGCTGGCTGAGATGGCGCACCGCACCCTCGCCAAGGAGTTCCGCGAGGTTGACACCAACGACGCCCGCATCATCCTCATCGACGGTGGCCCGCAGGTTCTGCCTCCGTTCGGCAAGCGCCTGGGCCGCAAGGCTCGCCGCAAGCTTGAGGATCTTGGCGTCGAGGTCGTCCTGAACTCCCTGGTCACTAACGTGGACCGTGAGGGCGTGACCTACAAGAACATGAAGACGGGCGAGGAGTCCTCGATCCCGAGCTACGCCAAGATCTGGTCCGCCGGTGTGGCCGCTTCCCCGCTGGGCAAGCACGTCGCCGACCAGGCTGGTGTGGAGTCCGACCGCGCGGGCCGCGTCATGGTCAACGAGGACCTGACCCTGGGCGAGCACAAGAACGTCTTCCTGATCGGCGACATGATCAACCTCAACGGCCTGCCGGGCGTGGCCCAGGTCGCTATGCAGGGTGGTCAGTACGCTGCGAAGACCATCATCGACGAGATCGAGAACGGCACCAGCCCGGAAGCTCGCGCCCCGTTCGACTACTTCGACAAGGGCTCCATGGCGATCGTCTCCCGCTTCAACGCTGTGGTGAAGATCAACAAGGCCGAGGTCTCCGGCTTCATCGGTTGGCTGATGTGGCTGGCCCTGCACCTGCTGTACCTGGTCGGCTTCCGCAACCGCGCGATCGCCGCGTTCAGCTGGGGCCTGAACTCCGTTTCCCGCCGCCGCTGGCAGCTGGTTGCTACCCGCCAGCAGCTGCACGCCCGTAACGCGCTGAACAAGCTGCGCAAGCTGGAGGACGAGAAGGGCATCCGCTCCCTCGAGGTGCGCGATAACCTTAAGTTCGGCGAGGGGCGCGATACCCCGGCTGACGCCGACTAG
- a CDS encoding membrane protein codes for MSLKNTFKIALSFVGLLVGAGFATGQEVIQYFGSFGLSALWGALLAGVLMTIAGAVILQLGSYFLAQEHRMVFRNMSHPIVSRFLDFGVTFTLFAVGFVMLAGAGSNLEQQFGWPAWVGSLIMLILVMITGLMDVDKVSSIISTVTPLIIIAVLFAFGYTLFNLPDDMAEMGQLAQGAESPISPWWLSALNYTGLALLLGLSMALVIGGANTKPREAGVGGLMGGLIYLTMLMMATFVLLANFDVVGDSSVPMLSLIDHINHPLSYVMAVIIFIMIYNTCIGMFYALGRRLTANHRDKYRPVFLGVCLVGFGVSFFGFEALMANVYPIIGWVGLLTIAVLVAWWIKSRVRIQREAKYRERATELVNKFHEGEEELSDSESRELKKIVEKSNVGNYELAEALTREYHGDSEDLDEKDSAEENAADTGEASEEPSSEEDATTEIENSTQELMDELEVDWEPGEDSELKGAKDS; via the coding sequence GTGTCTTTGAAAAACACTTTTAAAATTGCATTATCCTTTGTGGGCCTCCTGGTCGGCGCGGGTTTCGCGACTGGTCAAGAGGTCATTCAATATTTCGGCTCCTTTGGGCTTTCCGCGCTGTGGGGCGCGCTGCTCGCCGGAGTCCTGATGACCATCGCCGGGGCAGTGATCCTGCAGCTCGGCAGCTATTTCCTGGCGCAGGAGCACCGCATGGTGTTCCGAAACATGTCCCACCCGATCGTCTCCAGGTTCTTGGACTTCGGCGTGACCTTCACGCTGTTTGCCGTGGGCTTCGTGATGCTCGCGGGGGCGGGGTCCAACCTGGAGCAGCAGTTCGGCTGGCCCGCCTGGGTCGGCTCGCTGATCATGCTGATCCTGGTGATGATCACCGGGTTGATGGACGTCGACAAAGTTTCCAGCATCATTTCGACGGTGACGCCGCTGATCATCATCGCGGTGCTTTTCGCCTTCGGCTACACGCTGTTCAACCTGCCGGATGACATGGCGGAAATGGGGCAGTTGGCCCAGGGGGCGGAATCGCCGATTAGCCCGTGGTGGCTGTCTGCGCTGAACTACACGGGGCTCGCGCTGCTGCTGGGGCTCTCGATGGCCCTGGTCATCGGCGGTGCCAACACCAAGCCGCGCGAGGCGGGTGTAGGCGGCCTTATGGGTGGTCTGATCTACCTGACGATGCTGATGATGGCGACCTTCGTGTTGCTCGCGAACTTCGATGTGGTCGGGGATTCGAGCGTGCCGATGCTGAGCTTGATCGACCACATCAATCACCCGCTGTCCTATGTGATGGCCGTGATTATCTTCATCATGATCTACAACACCTGCATCGGCATGTTCTACGCGCTGGGGCGTCGCCTGACGGCCAATCACCGCGATAAGTACCGTCCGGTGTTCCTGGGTGTCTGCCTGGTGGGCTTCGGCGTGAGCTTCTTCGGCTTCGAAGCGCTGATGGCCAATGTCTATCCGATCATCGGCTGGGTGGGGCTACTGACGATCGCAGTGCTCGTCGCCTGGTGGATCAAGTCTCGCGTGCGCATCCAGCGCGAGGCTAAGTACCGCGAGCGCGCCACCGAACTGGTGAATAAGTTCCACGAGGGGGAGGAAGAGCTGAGCGACTCGGAGAGCCGCGAGCTCAAGAAGATCGTGGAGAAGTCCAACGTGGGCAACTACGAGCTCGCCGAGGCGCTCACTCGCGAGTACCACGGTGATTCTGAAGATCTGGACGAGAAGGACTCGGCTGAGGAGAACGCTGCCGACACCGGAGAGGCCTCCGAGGAGCCGTCTTCGGAGGAGGATGCCACGACGGAGATCGAAAACTCGACCCAGGAGCTCATGGATGAGCTCGAGGTTGATTGGGAGCCCGGCGAGGATTCCGAGCTGAAGGGAGCCAAGGACTCCTAG
- a CDS encoding TrkH family potassium uptake protein, whose translation MNRLSASLTQNPARLVSVGFLSLIVLGTFLLLMPFSAPDGNSVSPLEAFFTATSAVTLTGLGVRDTGTGFTAAGQVVILALIQIGGFGIMSLTSLAGLILSGRLGLKTKLYTVAERRTLTVGSVKSTIIGAIVLTVICELLVAGVLAIRMFTGGYVDSLGSAAWMGIFHAVSAFNNAGFGLNAGSLIPYVGDAWIVLPIGLAIVFGGLGFPVLDELIARVRLRRQRRKPPRLSMTARITLDGTAVLLIGGFVMFWVLERNHAFAELSSWDAALAAVFQSITTRTAGFQSVDFGEMSPNTLMGTDILMFIGGGSGGTAGGLKITTFFVVLAAIVAEIKGDKDTVVGGRRVDHTVIRQALTVGAVAVGVITFVIACLRTFNSQFSADQIHFEVISAFATVGLSTGITADLSGASQILLCVLMFMGRVGPITLVAALATTTPSKHYSYPAERPYIG comes from the coding sequence GTGAATCGGTTATCCGCGTCCCTGACGCAGAATCCGGCGCGCCTCGTGTCTGTCGGGTTTTTGAGCCTCATCGTGCTCGGCACTTTCTTGCTGCTGATGCCGTTCTCCGCGCCCGACGGTAACTCCGTCTCGCCGCTCGAGGCTTTCTTTACCGCGACGTCCGCCGTGACGCTGACCGGGCTGGGTGTTCGCGACACCGGCACGGGTTTTACTGCCGCCGGGCAGGTCGTCATTCTGGCCCTCATCCAAATCGGTGGCTTCGGGATCATGTCCTTGACGTCTTTGGCTGGGCTCATCCTCAGTGGCCGACTAGGGCTGAAAACTAAGCTTTATACCGTCGCGGAGCGGCGCACGCTCACCGTCGGCAGCGTGAAATCCACCATTATTGGCGCCATCGTTCTCACAGTGATCTGCGAGCTGCTCGTTGCGGGCGTCCTCGCGATACGAATGTTCACGGGCGGTTATGTCGATAGCCTGGGCTCTGCTGCGTGGATGGGTATCTTCCACGCCGTTTCCGCCTTCAATAACGCCGGTTTCGGGCTGAACGCCGGTAGCCTCATTCCTTATGTCGGCGATGCATGGATCGTCCTGCCGATCGGCTTGGCGATCGTCTTTGGCGGGCTCGGCTTTCCTGTGCTCGATGAGCTCATCGCGCGAGTGCGCCTGCGCAGGCAGCGAAGGAAACCGCCGCGGCTGTCTATGACCGCTCGGATCACTCTTGATGGCACTGCGGTACTCCTCATCGGCGGCTTCGTCATGTTCTGGGTGCTCGAGCGCAATCATGCATTCGCCGAGCTGAGCAGCTGGGATGCCGCCCTAGCGGCAGTGTTTCAGTCCATTACGACCCGTACCGCTGGTTTCCAGTCCGTGGACTTTGGCGAGATGTCCCCCAATACCCTGATGGGCACCGACATTCTGATGTTCATTGGAGGCGGATCCGGCGGTACCGCAGGTGGCCTGAAAATCACCACGTTCTTCGTGGTGCTCGCGGCGATCGTGGCAGAAATTAAGGGTGACAAAGATACTGTCGTCGGCGGTCGTCGCGTTGACCACACCGTGATCCGCCAGGCTCTCACCGTCGGTGCTGTGGCGGTAGGTGTCATAACATTCGTTATCGCGTGCCTCCGTACGTTCAACTCTCAGTTCAGCGCCGACCAAATCCATTTCGAGGTCATCTCCGCCTTCGCCACCGTCGGCCTCTCCACCGGCATTACCGCTGACCTCAGCGGTGCCTCGCAGATCCTCCTCTGCGTCCTCATGTTCATGGGCCGCGTCGGACCCATCACCCT
- a CDS encoding amidase family protein: MAPQENNASARHGNVGDAPWHELDAHQWRARVAERSAVEGVRAALERIEERDAFINAFSQVFAEDALRAASALDQLDPSERGALHGVPVAIKEELDVAGAVTSFGTRANHTPKTADSAVVARLRAAGAIIIGKTHMPEFGAYPLTSSQGYGVTRNPIDLSRTPGGSSGGSAAAVAAGMVPIAMGGDGGGSVRIPAAMCGLVGLKPGRGVLPTAPYTDLWKSLGTSGPMARTVEDIELMMSVLQDYDPAPLGPRGHEGERPWRVAWLDRSSTPFIPVATANREARKRATAQLEAQGVEVRPLSARLPDPTLPFLILMFAGIRSEIGLLEKPDRIEKRHRLTKLVGALMTPKMVSWAEKKAAAIGRKVSDIMAREGIDAILTPTVADRPRRADLLVGKGAIRASLLSMPSIAYTAMWNVAGQPALAVPMGQGSDGLPTSVQMVGDVGAEKKLLDLARELA; the protein is encoded by the coding sequence ATGGCGCCTCAGGAAAACAACGCCAGTGCCCGTCATGGAAACGTCGGGGACGCCCCGTGGCACGAGCTCGACGCGCACCAGTGGCGCGCGAGGGTCGCGGAGCGTTCGGCGGTGGAAGGGGTGCGCGCAGCCCTCGAAAGGATTGAGGAGCGAGACGCGTTCATCAACGCTTTCAGCCAGGTCTTTGCGGAAGACGCCCTGCGGGCAGCTTCAGCGCTCGACCAGCTTGATCCCTCGGAGCGTGGAGCTCTCCACGGCGTCCCCGTAGCCATTAAGGAGGAGCTCGATGTCGCTGGTGCGGTGACGAGTTTTGGAACCCGCGCGAACCACACGCCGAAGACCGCAGACTCCGCGGTCGTCGCCCGGCTCCGCGCCGCGGGGGCGATCATCATCGGCAAGACTCACATGCCGGAGTTCGGCGCTTATCCACTGACCTCCTCGCAGGGTTACGGGGTGACCCGCAACCCGATCGATCTTTCCCGGACCCCAGGTGGCTCCTCTGGGGGCTCCGCCGCAGCGGTAGCGGCGGGGATGGTGCCGATCGCGATGGGCGGCGATGGTGGTGGCTCGGTGAGAATCCCGGCGGCGATGTGCGGGCTGGTGGGGCTCAAACCGGGTCGGGGAGTGCTGCCCACCGCCCCCTATACCGACCTGTGGAAGTCCCTGGGGACGTCCGGCCCGATGGCGCGCACGGTGGAGGACATCGAGCTGATGATGTCCGTCTTGCAGGACTACGATCCTGCTCCACTCGGACCGCGTGGACACGAAGGGGAGAGGCCCTGGCGGGTTGCGTGGCTGGACCGCTCGAGCACGCCGTTCATCCCGGTGGCCACGGCCAATCGCGAGGCGCGAAAGCGTGCCACCGCGCAGCTCGAGGCGCAGGGGGTGGAGGTTCGGCCGCTGTCTGCTCGGCTGCCGGATCCCACGCTGCCGTTCCTGATCCTCATGTTCGCCGGAATCCGGAGCGAAATCGGACTGCTGGAAAAGCCCGATCGCATCGAAAAGCGCCACCGACTGACCAAGCTGGTGGGCGCGCTCATGACGCCGAAGATGGTGTCCTGGGCGGAGAAAAAGGCAGCCGCCATTGGGCGCAAGGTCTCGGACATCATGGCCCGCGAGGGTATTGATGCGATCCTCACGCCGACCGTGGCCGACCGGCCACGCCGCGCTGACCTGCTGGTGGGGAAGGGAGCCATTCGTGCCTCCCTGCTGAGCATGCCCTCGATCGCCTACACCGCCATGTGGAATGTCGCGGGTCAGCCGGCGCTAGCCGTGCCAATGGGGCAGGGCAGCGACGGGCTTCCGACCAGCGTGCAAATGGTGGGAGATGTCGGCGCCGAGAAAAAGCTCCTGGATCTTGCCCGCGAACTGGCGTGA
- a CDS encoding class I SAM-dependent methyltransferase: protein MSCFLSVNTPFGPQYRLTLGITSPRMAESAPRAPGEECLIVPVERFSLDPYIDPERWPHLAELPRGRFLGKRSEAFRERLEKLLDDEGVSFDSKDETYLEVRDGLMLDRVVAQGWLGLAESYLIGEWRADPLVKVLEVLLSQPLEAPMNTLLGGISPLKPRHNFGSVRAGELPDGLVELYAGATRATATALFASAARTTETVQVDRRTGETLVDDEENPEPRGLAGVRRRLSKPEQPVTLDETWYLKPADAQRQDLNSGQLRRINLMLDEANVGPGDRVLELSSSGGQLAILAAQRGASVSVLTSDEEHAEVVRSRVRQAGVAGGVRVELISGPVPSPRQWAGEYDAIFSTERLETLGRGGLGHFFRAVDRLLADGGVAVVQTLVATPQMRDTARESLDVVRGYIWPALEYSPAALIRQHIFAAGLDVVAENHLGPHLAATLPMWRAHFASRERQAAAAGFDAIYRRLWDFQLALHQALVDAGDIDCMQFVIRHRH, encoded by the coding sequence ATGAGTTGCTTCCTGAGTGTTAATACCCCGTTTGGGCCACAATATCGGCTAACTTTAGGGATAACTTCACCGCGAATGGCCGAGTCGGCCCCGCGAGCACCGGGAGAGGAGTGTCTGATAGTTCCCGTGGAGCGTTTCTCTCTCGACCCCTATATCGACCCCGAGCGGTGGCCGCACCTCGCTGAGCTGCCCCGCGGCCGGTTCCTCGGCAAGCGATCCGAGGCATTTCGCGAGCGACTGGAAAAACTCTTGGACGATGAGGGGGTCTCCTTCGACTCCAAGGACGAGACCTACCTCGAGGTACGCGACGGGCTCATGCTCGACCGGGTGGTCGCCCAAGGCTGGCTGGGGCTCGCGGAAAGCTATCTGATCGGGGAGTGGCGGGCCGATCCGCTGGTCAAGGTGCTGGAGGTTCTTCTCAGCCAGCCCCTCGAGGCTCCAATGAACACCCTGCTCGGTGGCATTAGCCCGCTCAAGCCGCGACATAACTTCGGCTCGGTGCGTGCCGGCGAGCTGCCCGACGGTCTCGTGGAGCTGTACGCGGGAGCCACCCGCGCCACCGCCACTGCGTTGTTTGCCTCTGCCGCCCGCACCACGGAAACCGTGCAGGTCGACCGCAGGACCGGGGAGACTCTAGTGGATGACGAGGAGAATCCCGAGCCCCGCGGTTTGGCAGGTGTGCGCCGCCGACTCAGCAAGCCGGAGCAGCCCGTCACTCTTGATGAAACCTGGTACCTCAAGCCCGCCGACGCGCAGCGCCAGGACCTCAACTCCGGGCAGCTGCGCCGCATCAATCTGATGCTGGACGAGGCGAATGTTGGCCCGGGCGACCGCGTCCTCGAACTCTCGAGTTCCGGCGGTCAGCTAGCGATTCTCGCGGCCCAGCGGGGCGCCTCGGTGAGTGTGCTGACCTCCGATGAGGAGCACGCCGAGGTGGTGCGCTCCCGTGTGCGCCAGGCCGGCGTAGCCGGCGGCGTGCGCGTCGAGCTGATCAGTGGCCCGGTACCCTCGCCGCGGCAATGGGCAGGCGAATACGACGCGATCTTCTCCACCGAGCGGCTGGAAACCCTGGGGCGAGGTGGCCTTGGGCACTTCTTCCGGGCCGTGGATAGGCTCCTCGCGGACGGGGGCGTGGCCGTGGTGCAGACCCTGGTCGCCACCCCGCAGATGCGCGATACCGCGCGGGAATCCCTCGACGTGGTGCGTGGCTACATCTGGCCCGCGCTGGAATACTCGCCGGCGGCACTGATCCGCCAGCACATCTTCGCCGCCGGGCTGGACGTCGTCGCCGAAAATCACCTGGGGCCGCACCTCGCGGCGACCCTGCCGATGTGGCGTGCCCACTTCGCTTCCCGCGAGCGACAGGCTGCTGCCGCGGGCTTCGACGCGATCTATCGCCGCCTCTGGGACTTCCAGCTCGCGCTGCACCAGGCTCTCGTGGACGCCGGCGACATCGACTGCATGCAGTTCGTTATTCGCCACCGCCATTAG
- a CDS encoding FAD-binding dehydrogenase — MSTQWNPDVIVVGAGLAGLVTAYEAATSGLNVLILDQENRNNLGGQAFWSLGGLFYVDSPEQRLMGVKDSEDLAWRDWENSAQFEDTPNDRWPKAWGREYVRFAANEKRSYLKNLGLNVLPTVGWAERGSGDASGHGNSVPRFHLTWGTGPEVVRVFREQVEKLEQEGRIRFEFRHRVDELITGSGADGRTRIEGVRGTVLEATDLPRGEASSRTAVGEFEFRAAGTVVASGGIGGNLDLVRKRWPTDRWGPAPEDMVTGVPAHVDGRMIGISETAGANLVNTDRTWHYPEGMHNWNSIWPGHGIRIIPGPSAMWLDAAGQRLPSTLIPGGDNLAALSHIGRTGMGYSWFILNKTIAAKEFIFSGSEQNPDLTDKSVKKLLSKLGSGMQVAVQAFMDHGEDWVIADDLSSLVKKMNELVGPDKPQVDEAELRRQIEDRDSQIENKFSKDYQINYIRTARQYLGDKVVRCASPHELMDPKHGPLIAVRLSVLTRKTLGGIETDLAGRCLTNDGEVLPGLYAVGEVAGFGGGGMHGQNALEGTFLGGCIHSGKRVGEQLRYTLPKAGAGA; from the coding sequence TTGAGCACGCAGTGGAATCCGGACGTCATCGTCGTCGGCGCAGGCCTGGCAGGCCTTGTCACCGCATACGAGGCCGCAACGAGCGGGTTGAACGTCCTCATTCTGGACCAGGAAAACCGTAATAACCTCGGCGGACAGGCGTTCTGGTCCCTCGGCGGCCTGTTCTACGTCGACAGCCCGGAGCAGCGGCTCATGGGGGTCAAGGACAGCGAAGACCTCGCCTGGCGAGACTGGGAGAACTCCGCGCAATTCGAAGACACCCCGAACGACCGCTGGCCGAAGGCCTGGGGCCGGGAGTACGTCCGCTTCGCCGCCAACGAGAAGCGCAGCTACCTGAAGAACCTGGGGCTCAACGTCCTGCCCACCGTCGGCTGGGCGGAGCGCGGCTCCGGCGACGCCTCCGGGCACGGCAACAGCGTGCCGCGTTTCCACCTGACCTGGGGGACCGGACCGGAGGTCGTCCGCGTCTTCCGCGAGCAGGTCGAGAAGCTGGAACAGGAGGGTCGCATCCGCTTCGAGTTCCGTCACCGCGTCGACGAGCTGATCACGGGATCCGGGGCCGACGGGCGCACCCGGATCGAGGGCGTGCGTGGCACGGTCCTGGAAGCCACGGACCTCCCGCGCGGCGAGGCGTCCTCCCGAACAGCGGTGGGTGAGTTCGAGTTCCGGGCGGCGGGCACCGTCGTCGCCTCGGGCGGAATTGGCGGAAACCTCGACCTGGTGCGCAAGCGCTGGCCGACGGACCGCTGGGGACCCGCCCCGGAGGACATGGTCACCGGCGTGCCGGCCCACGTCGACGGCCGCATGATCGGCATCTCCGAAACTGCGGGCGCGAACCTCGTGAACACCGACCGGACCTGGCACTACCCGGAGGGCATGCACAACTGGAACTCCATCTGGCCAGGCCACGGCATCCGAATCATCCCAGGTCCCAGCGCGATGTGGCTGGACGCTGCGGGGCAGCGGCTGCCCAGCACCCTCATTCCGGGCGGCGATAACCTCGCGGCACTGAGCCATATTGGGCGCACCGGGATGGGCTACAGCTGGTTCATCCTGAACAAGACCATCGCCGCCAAGGAGTTCATCTTCTCCGGCTCCGAGCAGAACCCGGACCTCACGGACAAGAGCGTAAAGAAGCTGCTCTCCAAGCTCGGCTCCGGCATGCAGGTCGCCGTGCAGGCCTTCATGGATCACGGCGAGGACTGGGTGATCGCGGACGACCTCAGCAGCCTGGTCAAGAAGATGAACGAGCTGGTCGGGCCGGATAAGCCACAGGTCGACGAGGCCGAGCTGCGCCGCCAGATCGAGGATCGGGATAGCCAGATCGAGAATAAGTTCTCCAAGGACTATCAGATCAACTACATCCGCACCGCACGCCAGTATCTGGGCGACAAGGTGGTGCGCTGTGCTTCGCCACATGAGCTGATGGACCCGAAGCACGGGCCGTTGATTGCCGTGCGTCTGAGTGTGCTGACCCGAAAGACCCTGGGCGGGATCGAGACCGACCTGGCTGGGCGCTGCCTCACCAACGATGGGGAAGTCCTGCCGGGGCTCTACGCGGTCGGCGAGGTCGCGGGCTTCGGTGGTGGCGGTATGCACGGCCAGAACGCGCTGGAGGGAACCTTCCTCGGCGGCTGCATCCACTCCGGAAAGCGGGTCGGCGAGCAGCTGAGGTACACGCTGCCTAAGGCCGGCGCTGGGGCATAG